From the Toxoplasma gondii ME49 chromosome VIIa, whole genome shotgun sequence genome, one window contains:
- a CDS encoding hypothetical protein (encoded by transcript TGME49_205210~Signal peptide predicted by SignalP 2.0 HMM (probability 1.000) with cleavage site probability 0.922 at residue 24), producing MRVAHPRLLLAGAVAALLATTAHGSQNEAPKEAGNAAPSAVFLSGVSTEKLAAMLEKQRSTMDEDTYNNMQTVLNEVKTSDMEQFMKMLGEGGQGVDSIMNHPLMQKKVKVAEEISGLLEDLVQSSNFTDDQVEELGRILSANSARLVRGEITLETFLSQIKDAKAAVEEDEEMAQGAGDSAENSSI from the exons ATGCGTGTCGCCCACCCCCGGCTTCTACTCGCAGGAGCTGTCGCAGCTCTCCTCGCGACAACTGCCCACG GTAGTCAAAACGAAGCTCCCAAGGAGGCTGGAAATGCGGCACCGTCTGCAGTGTTCCTGTCAGGAGTTTCCACGGAGAAACTGGCAGCGATGCTGGAAAAGCAGAGGTCGACCATGGACGAGGACACGTACAACAACATGCAGACTGTCCTCAATGAG GTGAAAACGTCTGACATGGAGCAGTTCATGAAAATGCTTGGGGAAGGCGGACAAGGAGTCGATTCGATCATGAACCACCCTCTAATGCAGAAAAAGGTGAAAGTCGCGGAGGAAATCTCTGGTTTGCTCGAGGACTTGGTGCAGAGCTCAAATTTCACGGACGACCAGGTTGAAGAGCTCGGACGAATTCTTTCGGCGAACAGTGCACGGCTGGTCCGAGGAGAGATTACTCTCGAAACCTTTCTTAGTCAGATTAAGGATGCAAAGGCTGctgtcgaggaagacgaagaaatgGCCCAGGGGGCGGGCGATAGTGCTGAAAACAGTAGCATCTAA
- a CDS encoding hypothetical protein (encoded by transcript TGME49_205230) translates to MELVQKRETRKTEFPLILAPLLTVEECVHDFLTHGGVDIRQCHTALSPPSGSIKRNQIEKRGRRTYRPNYSVQASIRNETTKVNVMIYVRLFKKEANHCRGNLRVIHT, encoded by the exons ATGGAACTTGTACAGAAAAGGGAAACGCGCAAGACGGAGTTTCCCCTTATCTTGGCTCCTCTTCTCACGGTTGAAGAGTGTGTCCAC GATTTCTTGACGCACGGGGGTGTGGACATCCGCCAGTGTCACACAGCGCTTTCCCCCCCCTCCGGATCGATTAAAAGAAATCAGATTgagaagagggggagacgGACATATAGGCCGAATTATTCCGTACAGGCTAGCATCAGGAACGAGACTACGAAAGTGAATGTCATGATTTATGTACGGCTTTTCAAAAAGGAGGCAAATCATTGCCGAGGGAATTTGCGAGTTATTCACACGTAA
- a CDS encoding U5 snRNP-associated subunit, putative (encoded by transcript TGME49_205220) has product MQAPRQPASLMPGARRFMPGVGSGPSGPYVAGVGRGATPFSTRAETPGLHSVPGRRTDNLMNKAALQASAGVMVGGELSSSARTAAELFGRPPPGYIPGRGRGATGFAGGVSRDDTATDNVHDKSDLSDANFDPFTGYSEALFNDAEYDEEDKEADRIYDTVDMRMDARRKSRRENRLKEEIAKMRAEKPTIHQQFADLKRSLATVTKEEWEAIPSVGDYTLKRKQKKPQMFSMAPDSLLLQGRNSTSYSNSIASAGSATPIGFGMQTPLMGMATPLGLQTPLGLRTPLLGSGSGTGSSGAGTPSLNDLGEARGTVLSVKLDKVMDNLSGQTVIDPKGYLTDLNSMQLQSDADVADIKKARTLLKSVTATNPHHAPGWIAAARLEELAGKLQAARELIATGCQQCPKSEDVWLEAARLEKPANAKAVLAKAVSVLPHSVRLWFDAYAREKDLDQRKRVLRKALEFIPNSVRLWKEAVSLEEEKNARIMLTRAVECVPQSVEIWLALARLSSYEEAQKVLNEARKKCPTSPEIWVAACKLEETQGNLKMVDTIIARARDNLIARGVAQTRDVWLRLAEEAEASGFMATCQAIVRATMKVGVEGMNAKRIWKEDAEEALSRGSVATARALYTCAIERLKTKKSLWLALADLETKHGTTQDLEKLLAKAVVCCPQAEVLWLMLAKQHWLQGDVQAARKVLAEAFVHNENNEAISLAAVKLERENHEFARARKILKRTRAHVNTQKVWIQSVQLERQVGDYDAAIALCEEALKSHAECPKLWMIGGQLHREHPTKKDEEKAAEVFQRGTVVCCRSVPLWLCAVDCQREQGKWSVARAILEKAKLRNPKNPDLWHAAIRIEVEAGNKQMAQHVASKAVQECPNSGLVWAEAIFLEEKSAQTHKAVDALTKCENDVHLVLAVACLFWKEGKISKARKWLNRSVTLDASFGDAWAAFLAFELENGGGEKECRNIINKASLAQPNRGLNWNKVVKHVSCWTLSFPEKLRKVVERMFPEVMKNDKLPQVIKDALYGKLDISVAKSTSSLPQKGGRTPDQIKDEKASEGRKREQGDSSPTQQGASDAKAAAVDYRDERPSTQREKREREDREKESERETKKAK; this is encoded by the exons ATGCAAGCTCCTCGACAGCCGGCCTCCCTCATGCCCGGCGCTCGCCGGTTCATGCCGGGAGTCGGCTCGGGTCCCAGCGGACCGTACGTGGCGGGAGTTGGGCGAGGAGCGACGCCCTTCTCGACTCGCGCGGAGACTCCTGGCCTTCACTCGGTTCCGGGCAGGAGGACAGATAATCTCATGAATAAGGCGGCTCTGCAGGCGAGTGCAGGCGTTATGGTTGGCGGGGAactctcgtcctctgcgaGGACGGCTGCAGA GCTCTTCGGGCGCCCGCCTCCAGGCTACATTCCCGGGCGCGGGCGAGGAGCGACTGGCTTTGCAGGAGGAGTTAGTCGAGATGACACGGCAACTGACAACGTCCACGACAAGAGCGATCTTTCCGACGCCAATTTCGACCCTTTCACGGGGTATTCTGAGGCGCTGTTCAACGATGCTGA GtacgacgaagaagacaaagaagcagaTCGGATTTACGACACGGTTGACATGCGCATGGATGCCCGACGAAAGTCGCGCAGAGAAAATCGACTGAAGGAAGAAATCGCGAAAATGCGTGCCGAGAAACCGACGATTCACCAACAGTTTGCAGACCTGAAGAGGTCCCTTGCGACAGTAACGAAAG AGGAATGGGAGGCCATTCCGTCGGTCGGCGACTACACGTTGAAGcgcaagcagaagaagcctcAGATGTTCAGCATGGCGCCGGACTCGCTGTTGCTGCAAGGGCGGAACTCGACGTCTTACTCGAACTCGATTGCGTCTGCAGGATCCGCGACGCCGATCGGCTTCGGCATGCAAACTCCGCTCATGGGGATGGCCACACCGCTGGGCTTGCAGACTCCGCTGGGGCTCCGCACCCCGCTGTTGGGCTCCGGCTCGGGGACTGGGTCTTCGGGCGCAGGCACGCCGTCTCTGAACGACTTGGGCGAGGCCCGCGGGACGGTGTTGTCTGTGAAGCTGGACAAGGTGATGGACAATCTGTCGGGGCAGACAGTTATCGATCCGAAGGGATATTTGACGGACCTGAATTCgatgcagctgcagagcgacgcagacgtCGCAGACATCAAGAAAGCTCGGACGCTCCTCAAGTCGGTGACGGCGACGAATCCGCACCACGCCCCCGGGTGGATCGCCGCGGCGCGTCTGGAGGAGCTGGCGGGGAAGCTGCAGGCGGCCCGCGAGTTGATTGCCACTGGGTGTCAGCAGTGCCCCAAGTCCGAAGACGTCTGGTTGGAGGCAGCGAGGCTGGAGAAGCCTGCGAACGCGAAGGCGGTGCTCGCCAAGGCCGTCTCCGTGCTGCCGCACTCGGTCCGTCTGTGGTTCGACGCATACGCGCGCGAAAAGGACCTCGACCAGCGGAAGCGCGTGCTGCGGAAGGCTCTGGAGTTCATCCCCAACTCTGTGCGGCTGTGGAAAGAGGCGGTCagtctcgaggaagagaagaacgcgagaatCATGCTCACGCGCGCCGTCGAGTGTGTGCCTCAGTCCGTGGAGATCTGGCTCGCGCTCGCGCGTCTCAGCAGCTACGAGGAGGCCCAGAAGGTCCTGAACGAGGCGCGCAAGAAGTGCCCGACGAGTCCAGAGATCTGGGTCGCAGCCTGCAAGctcgaggagacgcaggggaACCTGAAGATGGTCGACACGATCatcgcgcgcgcgcgcgacaACCTGATTGCGCGGGGCGTTGCGCAGACTCGGGATGTGTGGCTGAGGCTCGCAGAAGAGGCCGAGGCCTCGGGCTTCATGGCGACCTGTCAAGCGATCGTGAGAGCCACGATGAAGGTTGGAGTCGAGGGCATGAACGCGAAGCGAATCTGGAAGGAAGACGCCGAGGAAGCGCTCTCCCGGGGTTCGGTGGCAACGGCCCGCGCGCTGTACACTTGCGCAATTGAGCGtttgaagacgaagaagagtttGTGGCTGGCGCTTGCGGACCTCGAGACGAAGCACGGGACCACTCAGGACCTGGAGAAACTGCTGGCGAAAGCCGTGGTCTGTTGCCCACAGGCTGAGGTTCTCTGGCTCATGCTCGCCAAGCAGCACTGGTTGCAAGGCGACGTTCAGGCGGCGAGAAAGGTCCTCGCGGAGGCCTTCGTCCACAACGAAAACAACGAGGCGATCTCCCTTGCCGCTGTGAAGCTCGAGCGAGAGAACCATGAATTCGCGCGCGCGAGGAAGATCTTGAAGCGGACGCGCGCCCACGTCAACACGCAGAAGGTCTGGATCCAGTCGGTGCAGCTCGAGAGGCAAGTCGGGGACTACGACGCGGCCATCGCGCTCTGTGAAGAGGCCTTGAAGAGCCATGCGGAGTGTCCGAAGCTTTGGATGATCGGCGGCCAGCTCCACCGCGAACACCCgacgaaaaaagacgaggaaaaagccGCAGAAGTCTTCCAGAGAGGCACCGTCGTCTGCTGTCGCAGCGTCCCCCTCTGGCTGTGCGCAGTCGACTGTCAACGCGAACAGGGCAAGTGGAGCGTCGCGCGCGCGATCCTGGAGAAAGCCAAGCTGAGGAATCCGAAAAATCCAGACCTCTGGCATGCCGCCATTCGAATCGAAGTCGAAGCAGGAAACAAACAAATGGCGCAACATGTCGCCAGCAAAGCCGTCCAAGAATGTCCCAACTCCGGACTCGTCTGGGCCGAGGCCATCTTCCTCGAAGAGAAAAGTGCACAA ACCCACAAGGCCGTCGACGCCCTGACCAAGTGCGAAAACGACGTACACCTCGTGCTTGCGGTTGCTTGTCTGTtctggaaagaaggaaaaattTCCAAGGCGCGAAAGTGGTTGAACAGAAGCGTGACGCTCGACGCGTCCTTCGGGGACGCCTGGGcagccttcctcgccttcgaaCTGGAGAATggaggtggagaaaaagagtgCAGAAACATCATCAACAAGGCTTCGCTCGCGCAGCCCAACCGAG GGTTGAACTGGAACAAAGTTGTGAAGCACGTCAGTTGCTGGACTCTTTCTTTCCCCGAG aaGCTGAGAAAAGTAGTTGAGCGCATGTTCCCAGAGGTCATGAAGAACGACAAGCTTCCACAAG TCATCAAGGATGCGCTGTACGGAAAACTCGACATCTCGGTGGCCAAGAGCACGTCCTCGTTGCCTCAGAAAGGAGGCCGAACACCAGATCAGATcaaggacgagaaggcgtCTGAGGGCAGGAAGCGCGAGCAAGGTGATTCGTCGCCGACCCAACAGGGTGCCTCGGACGCAAAA GCGGCCGCTGTGGActacagagacgagagaccaAGCACtcaaagggagaagagagagagagaagacagagaaaaggagtcggaaagagagacgaagaaagccaAGTAG